The following coding sequences are from one Chelonoidis abingdonii isolate Lonesome George chromosome 4, CheloAbing_2.0, whole genome shotgun sequence window:
- the LOC116825108 gene encoding platelet glycoprotein Ib alpha chain yields the protein MLCPTSPHLALLALLSVAGAVGPGEPCPSEMNLIKDRLQVNCSGKGLSVVPLALPRNTGILLLSTNRLASVSTASLQHLPALAELDLSGNALGVLHTEAPLLLLQELILSHNALELLPTLQGLPALTRLTLAHNNISELLPGAFRDVGNLTELNLRGNRLRTLPEEAFEGLAELKDLDLSDNALEKLPRGLLAGLELNTLWLSGNQLRTLPSGFFPEGHMFAYVYLAGNPWRCDCGLAYLQAWIVDNDISIYIQELSSDGLLTENDPQSPVCDSPLKHHGRPVIQLQPVCGKAGDTDLDIDGTMTEEGTPVPSATVPSTTLPPTTPLPPTTAPSTTLPPTTPVPSTTVPSTTLPSTTPVPPTTAPSTNSISHHPEPENLPPLGWNEAVSP from the coding sequence ATGCTgtgccccacctcacctcacctagccctcctggccctgctctctgtgGCTGGCGCTGTGGGTCCGGGGGAGCCATGCCCGTCCGAGATGAACCTGATCAAGGACCGACTGCAGGTCAATTGCTCCGGAAAGGGGCTCAGCGTGGTGCCACTTGCCCTGCCCAGGAACACCGGCATCCTGCTGCTCAGCACCAACCGCCTGGCGTCCGTCTCCACTGCCTCCTTGCAGCACCTCCCTGCGCTGGCTGAGTTGGACCTATCAGGCAATGCACTGGGTGTGCTGCACACTGAGGCCCCCCTGCTCTTGCTGCAGGAGCTGATCCTGTCTCACAATGCCCTGGAGTTACTGCCCACACTGCAGGGCCTGCCCGCCCTCACCCGCCTGACCCTGGCTCACAACAACATTTCAGAGCTGCTGCCAGGGGCCTTCCGGGATGTGGGGAATCTGACGGAGCTGAATCTACGGGGGAACCGGCTACGGACGCTGCCAGAAGAGGCCTTTGAGGGCCTGGCTGAGTTGAAGGACCTGGATCTGTCTGATAATGCCCTGGAGAAGCTGCCGCGGGGGCTGTTGGCTGGGCTGGAGCTGAACACACTGTGGCTGTCAGGGAACCAGCTCCGCACTCTGCCCAGTGGCTTCTTCCCCGAGGGGCACATGTTCGCCTATGTCTACCTGGCAGGGAACCCCTGGCGCTGTGACTGTGGCCTGGCCTATCTGCAGGCCTGGATCGTGGACAATGACATCAGCATCTACATCCAGGAGCTGAGTTCAGACGGGCTGCTGACTGAGAATGATCCCCAAAGCCCTGTGTGCGATTCGCCCCTCAAACACCACGGGCGCCCTGTCATCCAGCTCCAGCCGGTCTGCGGCAAAGCAGGGGACACAGACTTGGATATTGATGGGACAATGACAGAGGAGGGAACCCCTGTGCCCTCCGCTACTGTCCCCTCCACGACCCTGCCCCCAACCACTCCCTTGCCCCCCACtactgccccctccaccaccctgcccccaaccactCCTGTGCCCTCCACTACTGTCCCCTCCACCACCCTGCCCTCAACCACTCCCGTGCCCCCCACTACTGCCCCCTCCACCAACTCCATCTCCCACCATCCTGAGCCAGAAAATCTCCCACCCTTGGGCTGGAATGAAGCAGTCTCCCCCTAG